From Syngnathus typhle isolate RoL2023-S1 ecotype Sweden linkage group LG13, RoL_Styp_1.0, whole genome shotgun sequence, a single genomic window includes:
- the LOC133165124 gene encoding noelin-3-like — MWTASPFVLLLFGYWPPVTTVGQREGWQVFDSAQDAAGRCVCTVVAPGQSLCSRDAKERQLRQLLEKVQNMSQSMEVLNLRTQRDFQYIVRMESLIKSLRSKFRQMDSDRRTLASKNFQELKEKMDSLQALIPVLEQYKTDAQIISQFKDEIRNLSAVLLTVQEQMGTFDYDKLNKKVLNLENRLRSCMSKLTCGKLLKISSPLTVKTSGTRFGAWMTDPQASPENIKVWYMDGYTNNKIVKQYNSMADFVSGVGSRTHILPFKWAGTNHVVYNSSLYYNKMQSNIIVRYSLETARVLTQRALDSAGFHNVYPYTWGGFSDIDLMADELGLWAVYATNRNAGNVVLSRLDPDTLRPLATWNTEYSKRNAGEAFMICGTLYITNSHLTGAKVYYAYSTRTSTYEYIDIPFHNQYFHMSMLDYNARERALYGWNNGHQVLFNVTLFHIIKTDSDA, encoded by the exons ATGTGGACGGCGTCTCCATTTGTGTTGCTGCTGTTTGGCTACTGGCCGCCTGTG ACCACTGTGGGGCAGCGGGAGGGCTGGCAAGTGTTTGATTCTGCCCAGGATGCCGCCGGCCGCTGTGTGTGCACAGTAGTCGCACCCGGGCAGAGTCTGTGCTCCCGGGATGCCAAAGAACGCCAGCTGCGACAACTCTTGGAGAAG GTCCAGAACATGTCTCAGTCCATGGAGGTTCTCAATTTGCGTACTCAGCGGGACTTTCAGTACATCGTGAGGATGGAGAGCCTCATTAAAAGTCTGCGCTCCAAGTTCAGACAGATGGACTCTGACAGGAGGACGCTGGCCAGCAAAAACTTCCAG GAGCTGAAGGAGAAGATGGACTCACTCCAGGCACTGATCCCCGTGCTGGAGCAGTACAAGACGGACGCCCAGATCATTTCCCAGTTCAAGGATGAGATCAGGAATCTGTCGGCAGTCTTGCTGACCGTGCAGGAACAGATGGGAACATTTGACTATGACAAGCTCAACAAGAAAGTCCTCAACTTGGAAAACCGCCTGAGGAGCTGCATGAGCAAACTCA catgCGGCAAGCTGCTGAAGATCAGCAGCCCGCTCACAGTGAAGACCTCTGGGACCAGGTTCGGGGCATGGATGACAGACCCGCAAGCTTCTCCTGAAAACATCAAA GTTTGGTACATGGACGGCTACACCAACAACAAGATCGTCAAGCAGTACAATTCCATGGCGGACTTTGTGTCGGGCGTGGGGTCCCGCACACACATCTTGCCCTTCAAGTGGGCGGGCACCAACCACGTGGTATACAACAGCTCGCTGTACTACAACAAGATGCAGAGCAACATCATCGTGCGCTACAGCCTAGAGACGGCCCGCGTGCTGACCCAGAGGGCGCTGGACTCAGCCGGCTTCCACAACGTCTACCCGTACACGTGGGGCGGCTTCTCCGACATCGACCTGATGGCCGACGAGCTGGGCCTCTGGGCCGTCTACGCCACCAACCGCAACGCCGGCAATGTGGTTCTGAGCCGCTTGGACCCAGACACCTTGCGGCCCCTCGCCACCTGGAACACAGAGTACTCCAAGCGCAACGCCGGCGAGGCTTTCATGATCTGCGGCACGCTCTACATCACCAACTCGCACTTGACCGGCGCCAAGGTGTACTATGCCTACTCTACCCGGACGTCCACATACGAGTATATCGACATCCCATTTCACAACCAGTACTTCCACATGTCCATGCTGGACTACAACGCCCGCGAGCGAGCGCTCTACGGCTGGAACAACGGACACCAGGTGCTCTTCAACGTCACGCTTTTCCACATCATCAAAACCGACAGCGACGCCTAA